A stretch of Castanea sativa cultivar Marrone di Chiusa Pesio chromosome 2, ASM4071231v1 DNA encodes these proteins:
- the LOC142624066 gene encoding putative membrane protein At3g27390 encodes MDLPPSFKEWLRILYVMFAFCSALCLGALKGLLVGPIAALILVIGNVGVILSLFPSHAAWTVYSLIKTNRFDAPLKVAILAGLPALFGLWLGLSIAGSVLVGVGYGFFTPWVSAFEAFREDNESKKFIHCIVDGTWGTIKGSCTVVRDFADICYHSYPLYLEELRESPASNELRALRLIHVPACIIAGLMGLMVDIPLYTAIAVVKSPYMLFKGWFRLIHDLISREGPFLETACIPIAGLTILLWPIFVVASILIAIFSSIFIGLYASVIVYQERSFRRGLAYVIAMVAEFDEYTNDWLYLREGTVLPKPLYRKKSVAQSSEFSFRGNHVAVGKINSVSTEAPAMLMPSLANSRSVIETIQEVKVVQIWESMVRYCEMRGRELLDADVITPADLYEWLQAKNNDEATIISVGLPCYSFLQALLNSIKANSGGLLLLDGVEVTYFNRPKEKLLDWFFNPVMVLKEQIRVIRLGEDEVRFLEKAVLFGSNTQRIEAWQNGSLAPQDALRAAQIQGISRRMIGMIRSVSKFPTYRRRFRQVVKDLITYTLEEEHCSRSTSLRSVVSV; translated from the exons ATGGATTTGCCACCCTCTTTTAAAGAATGGTTGAGGATCCTCTATGTGATGTTTGCTTTCTGCTCTGCTCTCTGTCTGGGTGCTCTCAAAG GTTTACTTGTGGGTCCTATTGCTGCTTTGATACTGGTTATAGGGAATGTTGGGGTAATTCTTAGTCTGTTTCCTTCGCATGCTGCCTGGACAGTTTACAGCCTAATAAA GACTAATAGATTTGATGCACCACTTAAAGTTGCTATCTTGGCTGGATTACCAGCCTTGTTTGGTTTATGGTTGGGTCTAAGCATTGCTGGGAGTGTTCTTGTGGGGGTGGGGTATGGATTCTTCACTCCATGGGTTTCTGCTTTTGAGGCCTTCAGAGAGGACAACGAGTCCAAGAAATTCATACACTGTATTGTG GACGGAACATGGGGCACCATTAAAGGAAGTTGTACAGTGGTTAGAGATTTTGCAGACATATGTTACCATTCATACCCACTTTACCTGGAGGAGTTGCGGGAATCCCCTGCTTCAAATGAGCTTCGAGCTCTTAG GTTAATTCATGTACCTGCATGCATCATTGCTGGGTTAATGGGGCTAATGGTGGACATTCCTCTTTACACTGCAATTGCTGTTGTGAAGAGTCCATATATGTTGTTCAAGGGCTGGTTTCGACTGATACATGATCTAATTAGCCGAGAAGGCCCATTTCTTGAAACAGCTTGCATCCCCATTGCTGGTTTGACAATCCTTTTGTGGCCAATTTTTGTAGTGGCGAGTATATTAATAGCAATTTTTTCAAGCATTTTCATTGGATTGTATGCTTCAGTTATAGTATATCAG GAAAGATCTTTCCGGAGAGGTTTAGCTTATGTGATTGCAATGGTTGCTGAATTTGATGAGTACACAAATGATTGGCTCTATCTTCGAGAGGGGACTGTCCTTCCAAA GCCCCTGTATCGAAAGAAAAGTGTTGCTCAATCATCTGAGTTTTCTTTTAGAGGGAATCATGTGGCTGTAGGCAAAATCAATTCTGTTTCCACAGAAGCACCTGCAATGCTTATGCCAAGCCTAGCTAATTCAAGATCAGTTATAGAGACCATACAAGAAGTAAAAGTGGTACAG ATTTGGGAAAGTATGGTGAGGTATTGTGAAATGAGGGGCAGAGAACTTTTGGATGCTGATGTAATAACACCAGCTGACCTCTATGAATGGTTGCAGGCAAAGAATAACGATGAAGCAACCATTATTAGTGTTGGCTTGCCTTGTTATTCTTTCTTGCAGGCTCTTCTCAACTCCATCAAAGCCAATTCAGGTGGTTTGTTGCTGCTTGATGGTGTTGAAGTAACCTACTTCAATAGACCAAAGGAAAAATTGTTGGATTGGTTCTTTAATCCTGTAATGGTCCTAAAGGAACAGATTAGGGTCATAAGATTGGGAGAGGATGAAGTGAGGTTCTTGGAAAAAGCAGTTCTGTTCGGAAGCAACACACAACGCATCGAAGCGTGGCAAAATGGAAGTTTAGCACCTCAAGATGCCCTCAGAGCTGCTCAAATCCAGGGTATTAGTAGAAG GATGATTGGAATGATAAGAAGTGTATCAAAGTTCCCCACTTACAGAAGAAGATTCCGTCAAGTTGTGAAGGACCTGATCACTTATACCCTAGAGGAGGAGCATTGCAGCAGATCAACTTCATTAAGATCAGTTGTCTCCGTTTAA